A portion of the Bacillus sp. es.034 genome contains these proteins:
- a CDS encoding nucleotidyltransferase, with translation MRATGVVVEYNPFHNGHLHHLRETRAVTGADVVVAVMSGHFLQRGEPALVSKWARTRMALESGVDVVIELPYCFATQHAEIFSKGAISLLDRFGCESFCFGSEDGDIDAFLNTIQFIQSNQEQYDTYIKEFIQEGMSYPSALAGAFRKLGNQDSVIDLSKPNNILGFHYLEARNQLRSSIKAYSITRESAGYHDEHFSSPSIASATSIRKSIFSTRGNHEITSYLPAGSVQELERYKSEYGGFHRWENYWTLLQYKLLSSSKDELRDIYEIEEGIENRMVEYAKSSLSFEEFMTKLKTKRYTWTRLQRMLLHVLTDTHKEEMRSRHDSPNYIRLLGMNDRGREYIHSRKKNLSLPLISKLSSADPHDIHLDIKAAEVYSLGLQDPDARKRLLRQEWSQPPIMKTM, from the coding sequence ATGAGGGCAACAGGGGTAGTTGTGGAGTATAATCCGTTTCATAATGGACATTTACATCATTTGAGGGAAACAAGGGCCGTTACAGGGGCTGATGTTGTCGTTGCGGTGATGAGTGGGCACTTCCTCCAGCGTGGTGAGCCTGCACTTGTTTCCAAATGGGCCCGTACCAGGATGGCATTGGAATCCGGTGTAGATGTAGTGATAGAGCTTCCATATTGTTTCGCGACACAGCATGCGGAAATTTTTTCAAAAGGTGCCATTTCGCTTCTTGATCGATTTGGCTGTGAAAGCTTCTGTTTCGGAAGCGAAGATGGTGATATTGATGCTTTCCTCAACACGATCCAATTCATTCAATCAAACCAGGAACAATACGATACGTACATAAAGGAATTTATCCAGGAAGGGATGAGCTATCCTTCAGCACTGGCCGGTGCCTTTCGGAAATTGGGAAATCAGGACTCTGTCATCGATTTAAGTAAACCCAACAATATATTGGGCTTTCACTATTTGGAGGCAAGAAATCAACTCCGTTCTTCAATAAAAGCATATTCCATTACGCGGGAATCAGCCGGTTACCATGATGAACATTTCTCTTCCCCTTCGATTGCCAGTGCAACCAGCATTCGCAAAAGTATATTCAGTACCCGAGGGAATCACGAGATCACATCCTATCTTCCGGCCGGTTCTGTGCAGGAACTGGAAAGGTACAAAAGTGAGTATGGAGGATTCCACAGGTGGGAGAATTATTGGACCCTGCTTCAATACAAGCTTCTCTCCTCTTCTAAAGATGAGTTGAGGGATATATATGAAATTGAAGAGGGAATAGAAAACCGGATGGTAGAGTATGCGAAGTCTTCCTTATCCTTTGAAGAATTCATGACGAAACTTAAGACGAAGCGATATACTTGGACACGCCTTCAAAGAATGCTCCTTCACGTATTGACCGATACACATAAAGAAGAGATGAGGAGCCGGCATGACTCCCCAAATTATATCCGCCTATTAGGAATGAATGACAGGGGAAGGGAATATATTCATTCCCGTAAAAAGAACCTCTCTCTCCCTTTGATCAGCAAGCTATCCAGTGCGGATCCACATGATATACATTTAGATATCAAGGCTGCGGAAGTCTATTCATTGGGCCTGCAGGATCCAGACGCACGAAAAAGACTTCTACGCCAAGAATGGTCCCAGCCGCCTATCATGAAGACAATGTAA
- the ylbJ gene encoding sporulation integral membrane protein YlbJ: MFKSKIKTLALSISVTVFATSLILMPGESLEASIRGLDMWWEIVFPSLLPFFIVSEMLIGFGVVRFIGVMLEPLMRPLFRVPGVGGFVWAMGMASGFPAGAKLTARLRQEEQISKLEAERLVSFTNSSNPLFIFGAVSVGFFQNATLGIVLAAAHYIGNICVGVVMRFYGAEENEETKSSPAKRKGFILREAFSALHRTRLQDKRPIGKLLGDAVTSSIQTLLMIGGFIILFSVINKMLYHLNITTFFAEGLSALFILLKLPDQLSIPFISGLFEITLGSKLTSGVTDATLLHQAIITSFILGFSGFSVQAQVASILADTDIRFKPFFYARLVHGFAASVTTILIWKPIYERFSDEQLSNAIPVFARHNDAFWTDMLFWFKTAGPIITISSLIVYMVLYARKHVNH, translated from the coding sequence TTGTTCAAATCTAAAATCAAAACCTTGGCTTTATCCATAAGTGTGACGGTATTTGCCACCTCTCTCATCTTGATGCCCGGGGAATCTTTGGAGGCATCCATCAGAGGTTTGGACATGTGGTGGGAAATCGTCTTTCCATCCTTATTACCGTTTTTCATTGTATCTGAAATGCTGATCGGATTTGGGGTTGTCCGGTTTATAGGTGTCATGCTGGAGCCCTTGATGAGACCCTTATTCCGGGTCCCGGGTGTAGGCGGATTTGTGTGGGCGATGGGGATGGCATCGGGGTTTCCTGCAGGAGCTAAATTGACGGCAAGGCTGCGTCAGGAAGAACAAATTTCGAAGTTGGAAGCGGAACGACTCGTTTCATTCACGAACTCTTCCAACCCGCTATTTATTTTCGGAGCAGTATCAGTCGGGTTCTTCCAAAACGCTACATTGGGCATTGTGTTAGCAGCCGCTCATTATATCGGGAACATTTGTGTGGGAGTCGTCATGAGATTCTACGGAGCTGAAGAGAACGAGGAAACTAAAAGCAGCCCGGCAAAAAGGAAAGGTTTCATCCTCCGGGAAGCATTCTCGGCACTTCACCGGACAAGACTGCAGGACAAACGCCCCATCGGCAAACTACTGGGAGATGCCGTCACTTCATCCATTCAAACGTTGTTGATGATCGGTGGATTCATCATCTTATTTTCTGTCATCAATAAAATGTTGTATCACCTGAACATCACGACTTTTTTTGCCGAGGGTCTATCGGCTTTATTTATACTACTGAAATTACCCGACCAATTAAGTATCCCATTTATTTCAGGACTCTTTGAAATCACATTGGGGTCAAAACTCACAAGCGGTGTAACCGATGCCACCCTCCTCCACCAAGCGATCATCACAAGCTTTATATTAGGCTTCAGCGGTTTCAGCGTCCAGGCACAGGTCGCAAGTATCCTTGCAGATACGGATATTCGATTTAAGCCTTTTTTCTACGCACGCTTAGTTCACGGGTTCGCCGCATCCGTCACCACCATCCTCATTTGGAAGCCCATTTATGAGAGGTTTTCCGATGAACAGCTTTCCAACGCCATCCCGGTGTTCGCCAGGCACAACGATGCATTTTGGACCGACATGCTCTTTTGGTTCAAGACGGCAGGTCCCATCATCACGATTTCAAGTCTGATCGTATACATGGTTCTATATGCACGAAAACATGTGAATCATTGA
- a CDS encoding YlbE-like family protein, which yields MRPDIIEYIYGKEDLKLFLRDQPQWYRTLSRNPNELEKFEIASINHFQKTIPHRVQKFSNGVQMASMMISMFQSMNSADN from the coding sequence ATGAGACCGGACATCATTGAATATATTTATGGTAAGGAAGACCTGAAATTATTCCTCAGGGATCAACCCCAGTGGTACCGTACCCTTTCACGAAACCCTAATGAATTAGAAAAATTTGAAATTGCATCCATCAATCATTTTCAAAAAACGATTCCACACAGGGTTCAAAAATTTTCGAATGGAGTCCAGATGGCTTCCATGATGATCAGTATGTTTCAATCAATGAATAGTGCCGACAATTAA
- the rsmD gene encoding 16S rRNA (guanine(966)-N(2))-methyltransferase RsmD: protein MRVISGTLKGRPLKAVPGSGTRPTTDKVKESIFNMLGPYFEGGTGLDLFAGSGGLGIEALSRGLDSVIFVDRDQKAFQTVKANLKDCDLMDQSEVYRNEATRALKAILKREIVFDYIFLDPPYKQQKLQQLLEFIDEHNLLNESGFVMCEHGSEITLDDRVGSLKKVREETYGIIRISIFSRENN from the coding sequence ATGAGAGTCATATCAGGTACGTTAAAGGGCAGGCCGTTAAAGGCTGTTCCTGGAAGTGGAACAAGGCCCACAACAGATAAGGTGAAAGAATCGATATTTAATATGTTGGGTCCCTATTTTGAAGGAGGGACAGGATTGGATTTGTTTGCAGGAAGCGGCGGTCTGGGCATTGAAGCATTAAGCCGTGGACTCGATTCCGTCATCTTTGTGGACAGGGATCAGAAGGCTTTCCAAACGGTAAAGGCCAATCTTAAAGACTGTGATCTGATGGACCAAAGTGAAGTATATCGAAATGAAGCCACGAGAGCGTTAAAGGCGATACTAAAAAGAGAAATAGTCTTTGATTATATATTCCTGGATCCTCCTTACAAACAGCAGAAGCTTCAACAACTCTTGGAATTCATCGACGAACATAACCTTCTGAATGAAAGCGGTTTCGTCATGTGTGAGCATGGATCGGAAATAACATTGGATGATAGAGTGGGAAGCTTAAAAAAGGTAAGGGAAGAGACCTATGGAATCATCAGGATATCGATATTTTCCAGGGAGAATAATTGA
- a CDS encoding patatin-like phospholipase family protein, translating into MGRPKIGLALGSGGARGFAHLGVLKAFDDANIPIDMIAGSSMGALVGCFYGVGHKMEDLYKLSTTFRRKYYLDFTVPKMGFISGKRIKEFIQLFTHNKNIEELNIPVSVVATDITNGEKVIFTTGPIASAVRASIAIPGIFVPERINGRLLVDGGVIDRVPVSVVKEMGADIVIGVDVSHVKRNAEITTIYDVIMQSIDILQLEIVAHREFASDFMIRPHVEMYSTRAFKNIEEIIDMGEEEAKKAIPSIKEALDNWKE; encoded by the coding sequence ATGGGTAGACCAAAGATCGGATTAGCCCTTGGCTCGGGTGGCGCAAGGGGATTTGCTCATTTAGGCGTCCTGAAAGCCTTTGATGATGCCAACATACCGATTGATATGATTGCAGGCAGCAGCATGGGGGCGCTTGTCGGCTGCTTTTATGGGGTGGGTCACAAGATGGAAGACCTATACAAGCTTTCCACTACCTTCAGAAGAAAGTATTACTTGGACTTTACCGTTCCGAAAATGGGATTCATATCAGGTAAAAGAATAAAAGAGTTCATTCAGCTATTTACACATAATAAAAATATTGAAGAATTAAATATCCCCGTAAGTGTTGTGGCAACTGACATTACGAATGGAGAAAAAGTCATCTTTACCACCGGTCCAATAGCAAGCGCAGTGCGGGCAAGTATCGCTATACCGGGTATTTTTGTGCCTGAAAGGATTAATGGCCGTCTATTGGTGGATGGGGGGGTCATTGACAGGGTGCCGGTTTCCGTGGTGAAAGAAATGGGAGCGGATATTGTGATCGGGGTCGATGTGTCCCATGTGAAACGTAATGCAGAAATCACCACCATATATGACGTGATCATGCAAAGCATTGATATCCTCCAGCTGGAAATCGTCGCGCACCGTGAATTTGCTTCTGATTTCATGATCAGACCACATGTAGAAATGTACAGCACCAGAGCTTTTAAAAACATTGAAGAAATCATCGATATGGGAGAAGAAGAAGCAAAGAAGGCTATTCCTTCCATCAAGGAAGCTCTGGACAATTGGAAGGAGTAA
- a CDS encoding YlbF family regulator — MLATIERMEILDSADELSQWILESDVAENYRKSLYKLRNNSETQRKVQTFSRMKESYEEVQRFGRYHPDYKTIMKEIREVKREMDLDENVAEFRRAENELQDLLDQVSLVIGHSVSKNVKVPSGNPFFSSGGSCGGGCGSGGSCGCSA, encoded by the coding sequence ATGCTTGCTACTATTGAAAGAATGGAAATATTGGATTCAGCTGACGAATTATCTCAGTGGATACTGGAATCTGATGTGGCAGAGAATTATCGTAAGTCTTTATATAAACTGCGTAACAATTCTGAAACCCAGCGAAAGGTCCAGACCTTTTCACGGATGAAAGAGAGTTACGAAGAAGTACAACGTTTTGGCAGATACCATCCTGACTACAAAACCATCATGAAAGAAATCCGGGAAGTTAAGCGGGAGATGGATCTTGATGAGAATGTGGCAGAATTCCGCAGAGCCGAAAACGAGTTGCAGGATCTCCTTGATCAGGTGAGCCTTGTGATCGGACATTCCGTCTCTAAAAATGTGAAGGTTCCTTCAGGAAATCCTTTCTTCTCAAGTGGGGGATCCTGCGGAGGGGGCTGTGGTTCAGGTGGAAGCTGCGGTTGTTCGGCGTGA
- a CDS encoding enoyl-CoA hydratase/isomerase family protein yields the protein MGEYVLHMNNEGILEFIIDRPDKRNAVSYEIMNGLQKAMDECVRNDHVKALLITGSGDRAFCSGGDLSQFHNLKTEGESYEMLSKMGSLLTRLAFLPKPTIAFINGTAIGGGCEIAAACDFRVARRTAKMGFVQGNLAITTGWGGGTLLLERLPVSKAMSLLMTARLEQAEALHEMGFVDEVVDELVPVHEVPLIKMISSKSAGVLKAYKQQLLNCWNTKRIEGNILEEIKQCSKLWAHDEHHKAVDQFLSK from the coding sequence GTGGGTGAATATGTATTACATATGAACAATGAAGGAATATTGGAGTTTATCATCGACCGACCGGATAAACGAAACGCAGTGAGCTATGAAATCATGAATGGGCTTCAGAAGGCGATGGATGAGTGCGTTCGAAACGATCATGTGAAAGCGCTCCTCATAACCGGAAGCGGAGATCGTGCTTTTTGTTCAGGGGGAGACTTGTCGCAGTTCCACAATCTTAAAACAGAAGGTGAAAGCTACGAAATGCTCAGTAAAATGGGGAGCCTCCTTACGAGACTCGCCTTCTTGCCGAAACCTACCATTGCCTTCATCAATGGGACGGCTATTGGAGGGGGATGTGAGATCGCGGCTGCCTGTGATTTCAGAGTAGCAAGAAGAACCGCCAAGATGGGGTTCGTTCAAGGGAATCTTGCCATCACCACCGGGTGGGGAGGAGGGACCCTGCTCCTTGAAAGACTTCCTGTATCAAAAGCCATGTCCCTTTTAATGACGGCGCGTCTGGAACAGGCTGAAGCACTTCATGAAATGGGATTCGTAGACGAAGTGGTGGATGAATTGGTACCTGTGCATGAAGTCCCATTGATTAAAATGATCTCGTCTAAATCTGCAGGGGTCTTGAAGGCATATAAGCAGCAACTCCTGAATTGTTGGAATACAAAAAGGATAGAAGGGAACATCCTGGAGGAAATCAAACAATGCTCCAAACTGTGGGCACATGATGAGCACCACAAAGCAGTGGATCAATTTTTATCTAAATAG
- a CDS encoding membrane lipoprotein lipid attachment site-containing protein: MKKMIMLAFALLVLSGCKEKMPEPESFSFAKKVEAANREQKTVSIKHMVQGNQVYIECIVPGVTFTTEKKGAKKGKIIVRSNTGNLYKEYHTAAFVIKGLPKGVHLLNVEIVGKNNQSFGMKEQFYVTIQ, translated from the coding sequence ATGAAGAAAATGATCATGTTAGCCTTCGCTTTACTAGTATTAAGCGGTTGTAAGGAAAAGATGCCTGAGCCGGAAAGCTTCTCGTTCGCTAAAAAGGTGGAGGCGGCCAATCGAGAGCAAAAGACTGTTTCCATCAAACATATGGTTCAGGGAAATCAAGTGTATATAGAGTGCATAGTGCCAGGTGTTACATTCACAACAGAAAAAAAGGGCGCGAAAAAGGGAAAAATCATTGTCAGGTCCAATACTGGGAATCTGTATAAAGAATATCATACGGCTGCCTTTGTCATTAAAGGATTACCTAAAGGTGTGCACCTTTTGAATGTTGAAATTGTTGGGAAAAACAACCAATCATTTGGGATGAAGGAACAATTTTATGTGACAATTCAATAA
- a CDS encoding PaaI family thioesterase — MREQVQNLFNECMTGADDEDLLIMKQLLEGIQRKKKSENGSIIGGIFAMDRKMADGNLEVSIPITPVTHNSLKIVHGGVTATLVDTAMGTLANMMLPEGYGAVTTNLNVHYLAPGVGEHLTAHATIVHQGSKTIVVDGKVVSSDGKIVAHSTGSFFIFKKNK, encoded by the coding sequence ATGAGAGAACAGGTACAGAATTTATTTAATGAATGTATGACAGGAGCTGACGATGAAGATCTCCTGATTATGAAACAGCTGCTCGAAGGTATACAACGAAAGAAAAAAAGTGAAAATGGCTCAATCATAGGCGGGATCTTCGCCATGGACAGGAAAATGGCGGACGGGAACTTAGAGGTGAGCATCCCAATCACTCCCGTTACACATAACTCGCTTAAAATTGTACATGGTGGTGTAACCGCTACCCTCGTGGATACAGCTATGGGCACCTTAGCGAACATGATGCTTCCCGAAGGATATGGTGCAGTGACGACAAACTTAAATGTCCATTACCTGGCACCCGGTGTAGGTGAACACCTGACTGCCCATGCGACAATCGTTCATCAAGGAAGCAAAACGATAGTAGTGGACGGTAAGGTGGTAAGTTCTGACGGAAAAATCGTAGCTCACTCAACCGGTTCCTTTTTTATTTTCAAAAAGAATAAATAA
- a CDS encoding methylthioribose kinase translates to MIQRFIELGEGYSDIYELLELAKANEERLQHMLAFHTIVKDRAVTSLALVMKPTEQGKFQAIYVCREGVPNPNITPNQRYSLFEETAEKLGRVIIQMDVKPSTLFPENALYYQHLIAILRLNHYILPLQ, encoded by the coding sequence ATGATTCAACGTTTTATTGAATTAGGAGAAGGTTATTCAGATATTTATGAGCTTTTGGAGCTTGCGAAAGCGAATGAAGAACGTTTACAGCATATGCTGGCATTCCATACAATTGTGAAAGACCGCGCTGTCACTTCTTTGGCCCTTGTAATGAAACCGACGGAGCAAGGGAAATTCCAAGCCATTTATGTATGCAGGGAAGGCGTTCCCAATCCTAATATTACACCGAACCAGCGCTACTCTTTATTTGAGGAGACAGCTGAGAAGCTTGGCAGGGTGATCATTCAAATGGATGTTAAACCCTCGACTCTATTTCCGGAGAATGCACTGTACTATCAGCATTTGATTGCCATTTTGAGGTTAAATCATTATATACTGCCTTTGCAATGA
- a CDS encoding YlbD family protein: protein MGKSLHPKVKEFKGFVKKHPKIIKDVRNGDANWQDLFEDWYLLGEDDTRWDKYRTESAKENEKTSTNSESKGGWMDQVGEMVKKMDANQLQQHINSLSEALGTVQGVLSQFQSGNNRGSGTATKTEAPSKPSHPFSFRKD, encoded by the coding sequence ATGGGGAAATCATTACACCCTAAAGTCAAAGAATTTAAAGGTTTTGTGAAAAAGCATCCGAAAATCATAAAGGATGTACGAAACGGCGATGCTAATTGGCAGGATCTCTTTGAAGACTGGTATTTGCTTGGGGAAGATGACACAAGGTGGGATAAATACAGGACAGAGTCAGCGAAAGAAAATGAAAAGACTTCAACCAATTCCGAAAGTAAAGGAGGGTGGATGGACCAGGTGGGAGAAATGGTAAAGAAAATGGACGCTAATCAATTGCAGCAGCATATCAACAGCTTAAGTGAAGCACTTGGGACAGTCCAGGGAGTTCTCAGTCAATTTCAATCAGGTAACAATAGGGGATCTGGGACAGCGACCAAAACGGAAGCTCCATCCAAACCTTCCCATCCCTTTTCTTTCCGAAAAGATTAG
- a CDS encoding SepM family pheromone-processing serine protease, producing the protein MKTKTLIRTLLIMTIIMVATSFYYLPFYVTKPGNAHELDPIVHVKNGYKDDGELMLTTVRMGRANIYAYLMASIRKYEYIFPVEEIRSPHESDEEYNLRQLQLMNNSQTHAIEVAYKKAGKPYEYKYKGIYVLNIYPDMPAEKVLKPGDRITAIDGQTFQSSQEFIDYVSGKTKGDKVDITFVRDKEERVETIPLEAFPDVPDKIGLGITLSDDKEIITDPPVKLQTEEIGGPSAGLMFSLEIYDQLTKEDLAKGHRIAGTGTISEDGVVGRIGGIEQKIIAADKADAEYFLAPDETITKEMKKKYPDLESNYTAAKRTAEDIGTDMKVVPVKTFDEALSFLKSIEN; encoded by the coding sequence ATGAAAACAAAAACGCTGATAAGAACCCTGCTCATCATGACCATCATTATGGTCGCCACTTCTTTTTATTATCTTCCTTTCTATGTTACGAAACCCGGGAATGCACATGAACTCGATCCAATCGTCCACGTCAAGAATGGATATAAAGACGATGGGGAACTGATGCTGACAACCGTCAGAATGGGAAGGGCGAATATATATGCCTATCTAATGGCGAGCATAAGGAAATATGAATATATCTTTCCGGTAGAGGAGATCAGAAGTCCACATGAAAGCGATGAAGAATACAATCTTCGCCAACTACAGCTTATGAATAACTCCCAAACCCATGCCATTGAAGTGGCATATAAAAAAGCAGGCAAACCGTATGAATATAAATATAAAGGGATTTATGTATTAAATATATATCCCGACATGCCAGCTGAAAAAGTGTTGAAACCGGGCGACCGTATCACCGCCATAGACGGTCAAACGTTTCAGTCGTCTCAAGAATTCATTGATTACGTAAGTGGGAAAACAAAAGGGGATAAAGTGGACATCACATTCGTCCGGGATAAAGAGGAAAGGGTTGAAACGATCCCTCTTGAAGCATTTCCGGATGTCCCCGATAAGATCGGCCTTGGCATCACATTGAGCGATGATAAAGAAATCATAACAGATCCACCCGTTAAGCTTCAGACCGAGGAAATAGGGGGACCCTCTGCCGGTCTGATGTTCAGTTTGGAAATCTATGATCAACTGACAAAGGAAGATCTTGCTAAAGGGCACAGGATTGCCGGGACCGGAACGATATCAGAAGATGGCGTGGTCGGTCGTATCGGCGGTATCGAACAAAAAATCATTGCTGCTGATAAAGCGGATGCCGAATACTTCCTTGCACCGGATGAAACCATCACAAAAGAAATGAAGAAAAAATACCCTGATCTTGAATCCAACTATACCGCTGCGAAGAGAACAGCTGAAGATATCGGTACGGATATGAAAGTGGTACCAGTAAAGACATTTGATGAAGCACTATCCTTCCTCAAATCAATCGAAAACTGA
- the coaD gene encoding pantetheine-phosphate adenylyltransferase, which translates to MPSIAVCPGSFDPITYGHLDIITRGAKVFDEMYVVVLNNSSKKPLFSVEERIELIREVTRDIPNVVVDSFQGLLVDYAKSVNAKAIIRGLRAVSDFEYEMQITSMNRVLDDEIETFFIMTNNQYSFLSSSIVKEVAKYGGDISELVPKRVEESLKTKYKRD; encoded by the coding sequence ATGCCAAGTATAGCAGTTTGTCCGGGAAGCTTTGATCCCATTACATATGGACATTTGGATATTATTACACGGGGTGCTAAGGTATTTGATGAAATGTATGTGGTAGTATTAAATAATTCTTCTAAAAAACCACTCTTTTCAGTTGAAGAACGAATCGAATTGATTCGGGAAGTCACCAGGGATATACCAAATGTGGTCGTAGATTCATTTCAAGGCTTGTTGGTGGACTATGCGAAGAGTGTGAATGCAAAAGCAATCATCAGGGGATTGAGGGCGGTATCGGACTTTGAATATGAAATGCAGATCACGTCCATGAACCGGGTACTGGATGATGAAATCGAAACGTTTTTCATCATGACGAATAACCAGTATTCCTTCTTAAGCTCGAGTATTGTTAAAGAAGTTGCTAAATACGGAGGCGATATCTCTGAACTTGTACCGAAGCGTGTAGAAGAATCATTAAAGACGAAATATAAGCGTGACTAA
- a CDS encoding RsfA family transcriptional regulator, whose amino-acid sequence MSSNRQDAWSQDEDVLLAEVVLRHIREGGTQLQAFEEVGKKLSRTSAACGFRWNSFVRKQYKSGIELAKKQRKQSKKHSPPKKTFEEKQEILTVESASESPESFSMGSMIQYLQKAEEAIRNEEKVRNENSQLHEQISQLQEKLKETEEELEEYEEKFNLLEEDHKSLLAIFEKARKMALLQGNEDKVKFQMDKNGNLQRLNK is encoded by the coding sequence ATGTCTTCAAATAGACAGGATGCCTGGAGCCAGGATGAAGATGTATTGTTAGCGGAAGTGGTATTGCGTCATATACGCGAAGGTGGCACTCAACTGCAGGCGTTTGAAGAAGTAGGGAAAAAGCTATCAAGGACATCCGCGGCATGCGGATTTCGCTGGAATTCATTTGTCCGTAAACAATATAAATCCGGAATCGAACTGGCAAAGAAACAGAGAAAGCAATCTAAGAAACATTCTCCGCCAAAGAAGACATTTGAAGAAAAGCAGGAAATCCTGACGGTTGAAAGTGCGTCGGAGTCTCCAGAATCATTTTCAATGGGAAGTATGATACAATACCTCCAAAAAGCAGAGGAAGCCATCCGTAACGAGGAGAAAGTCCGGAATGAGAACAGTCAGCTTCACGAACAAATCTCACAACTGCAGGAAAAGCTTAAAGAAACAGAAGAAGAGTTGGAAGAGTATGAAGAAAAATTCAATCTCCTCGAAGAAGATCATAAATCTTTATTAGCCATCTTTGAAAAAGCGAGAAAGATGGCCCTGCTCCAAGGAAATGAAGACAAAGTGAAATTTCAGATGGATAAGAACGGTAATCTGCAAAGATTGAATAAATGA
- a CDS encoding YceD family protein — translation MKWSIIQLQKFRDKGFSIDETINLDELKEVDPQIIEVSPIRVSGKADIGSNRVTFHLHIEGKLVLPCSRTLVDVDLPVDINTIETYLLNEADYDQYEEEEVHRIQGDVIDLKPAIRELLLLEIPMQVISDEAREQDEMPSGKNWEVMTEEQAHEVEQEEEKKVDPRLADLAKLLDQNKNS, via the coding sequence TTGAAATGGTCAATAATACAATTACAAAAATTCAGAGACAAGGGATTTTCCATAGACGAAACAATTAATTTGGACGAACTGAAAGAAGTTGATCCCCAAATTATAGAAGTCTCCCCTATTCGGGTGTCCGGAAAGGCGGATATCGGGTCAAACCGTGTCACTTTTCATCTTCATATAGAAGGAAAGTTAGTCCTGCCTTGCTCAAGAACCCTTGTGGATGTCGATCTACCAGTTGACATCAATACGATTGAGACGTATCTTCTAAATGAAGCTGATTATGATCAGTATGAGGAAGAAGAAGTACATCGTATACAAGGTGATGTTATTGATTTAAAACCGGCTATCAGAGAATTGCTGTTGCTTGAGATTCCGATGCAGGTAATCAGTGATGAAGCGAGAGAACAAGATGAGATGCCTTCAGGTAAGAACTGGGAAGTGATGACCGAAGAACAGGCTCATGAAGTCGAACAAGAGGAAGAGAAGAAAGTAGATCCTCGACTCGCTGACTTAGCAAAACTTCTTGATCAAAACAAGAACTCTTAA
- a CDS encoding YlbG family protein — MLTERQGLVVWLHSLKHAKSLRRFGNVHYVSKKMKYVVLYCNQDEIEAVMERISAYSYVKRVDPSFKPFIKSVFENSRPDKAKEYDYKMGF, encoded by the coding sequence ATGTTAACAGAAAGACAAGGTTTAGTTGTTTGGTTACATAGCTTGAAGCATGCCAAGTCCCTTAGACGGTTTGGAAATGTTCACTATGTATCGAAGAAAATGAAATATGTTGTGCTGTATTGCAATCAGGACGAAATAGAGGCAGTGATGGAAAGAATCTCTGCTTATTCATACGTGAAGAGAGTGGACCCTTCCTTTAAGCCATTTATCAAGTCCGTCTTTGAAAATTCACGTCCTGATAAAGCGAAGGAATACGATTACAAAATGGGATTTTAA
- the rpmF gene encoding 50S ribosomal protein L32, whose protein sequence is MAVPFRRTSKTAKRQRRTHFKLSVPGMVACPNCGEMKLAHRVCKECGTYKGKEVVSK, encoded by the coding sequence ATGGCAGTACCTTTTAGAAGAACTTCTAAAACAGCAAAAAGACAACGTCGTACACACTTCAAACTAAGTGTACCTGGTATGGTAGCATGCCCAAACTGTGGTGAGATGAAACTAGCACACCGTGTTTGTAAAGAGTGCGGAACGTATAAAGGAAAAGAAGTTGTAAGCAAATAA